The Branchiostoma floridae strain S238N-H82 chromosome 6, Bfl_VNyyK, whole genome shotgun sequence genomic interval agtttatttgttttcaggTGCATCATCTGATTGAACACTTTGTTAAGGTTTTATAGGCATTTGCTGATTATTAATCAATATtagatagagtccattccaagacaccatgagggtttttaggcgatatttataattagtctgaattattttgaacaaaagaatatctgagccacgataattaaattattttcaaaaaattgactaagaaaatactcacttatttgaatttctttgaatattttagaaacattttgaaagtaactgtacaaaaatatctttatttagaataattgtgaaacctctctgtgattatttcacatttacaaatatttacaaaaaatggtaaacctggccaaatggtaaaattagtttattgcccccctaaaagtaagccctattgttgcatctgtatatttttagatttcactgctgggcaatggcggatcctttgtggtgggccattgttgcatggcacccaatcatactttgcaaggatgtgtgaattgctatcttcccagcccaccgaaccatttacaaaaaatggtagaaaatggtaaataatggtagaatgctgttatcattatttagaaaccattagaagtatcaaATTCctcaccatgaatatttccaaagttttacaggaccagggaaatatttataaagttgaaacagtgttaaaaatatttctgaagtatcaaatgtcctagacatataattacaaaactttagaatcaattctaaacaatggcaacaaacatccgcatggtgtcttggaatggactctagcagTGATTGTTATTTTGCTGCAACAAATATGTTCCAAATTATGAGAAAGCTGAGAAGTTACTTTACAGTAACTATCGGGCCATCACGGCAAACATTATCTAAATCCCGTCAGAATTCCAAATAGAATTGTCTTGCTTTATATGACATTTACTGATTTAACCAGCACGTGCATAATACAAATCAACACTAAGCAGCAGTGATTGTTATTTTACTGCAATAAATGCTTTAATGTCCAAATTATGTAATACAGAACACCTTCAAGAACCAGGGAACCAAGCTCCTCCCAGATGACCCTTCCCAGCAAGCACTGGTGCTGCAGAGGTTCATGGAGACACAGAACATCATGGACAAGAACAACGCTCTTGTCTATTACAAGTTCCGAACAAAACAAGAGGACTGGGATCAGGCAAGAACATTCCTTATTCCCTGTGTTCAGTGACCAATATCTGTGTACTTCATACCATATGTTTCCTACTTAAAACCTTAGGGCTCAACATCATattccaaaaagcagttacgcaacaaactggatatggttttccaactggatatggttttgcttgagtaattgcttttgggcatatcttattatctggatgtctagccttcattGATGTCAACATCATATTGATATCACACTCATATACACCTGAAATAAGCTGTCATTTCCCATGCTTGCAGTAATTGTCCCCTTTATCTTCAACAGGGATTTATTGCAGAGAAATCCAAGGCTTTGGCTGAAGAGTTACCATTGTGGGAAAAGTATCTGTCCCAGGTAGGGCAAACTTTAAGTACAGCAATGTCATCAGTAATGACAGGCAGATCTTATTATGACAGttaccacacatacatgtactttgcaacttagtacatgtattcatctaCTTCATGCATACCTGAAAGACAAGTCTTCGATTGTGTAAACTTCTTAAATATGTTGCAAAATGTTTCAATATTTGTGATGAAAAATTGAACGGAATTGGTCCCCTCAGACTTAGTTTCTTCCTTCATTGCACCACGAGTCCATTTTATCTGCAGAGGCATCAAGCAATGCATTTGATATCTGCAGAGGTATCAAGAAATGCATTTGAGATCTCTCCATTTTATGATCATTGGTGTTGTTACTATGAGAGCCCCCTAGTGATTTCTGCTTTTACTGCAGGGTGGAGAAGGATCTTTCATTGCTGGGAAGGACTTCACCCTCGCTGATGCAGCGTTGATTCCAGCACTTGCCTACCTTGTACGGATGAAACTACCAATGAAGGAACGTTTTCCTCATCTGGCCAGCTACTATGAAAGGGTAGGTGTACTGATCCTTATGACAGCACATTGGTATtctagggccacaccaatttaatttcttggttcacggattcgctcgctcctattttttggaaaacaaaataaaaataaaaattaccactcagcaaattttcaccattaatgaaaccattcaccaactttccggggtagcaaattggcctttatattataagcttcttaaaatgtgggtacaggtgctgttactgtaaaataatagtgtttttgtacttttttcaagctgaaaactttttttcatgttttggattagtcgttacctttaccccaaccattttacaatttttatttttattttgccctctcgctccatatgttttatgaaaaaatccgtgaaccaagaaattaaattggtgtggcctagagACAACAAATCTATGTATGAAATTCTGTGTATGAAAGTACTCCACTGAGCTTCAGTGCTTTATACTTGTTTATACTGGAAAGAAATTTCTCCCAGTTCTCCTAAAAAATAagaaattgtacatttgtgtaagCTTAAGATTATAGATATAACAATGAAAACTGAAAACATAGGCTCCCAAACGagtgatttgaaaaaaaagttggggTTTGTCTTTTCCTTGTCTACGGCTGTATCTAAAGGTTATACGTTTTGCCTCTAGATAGTTTTGATAACTCACTATACGCTATCTATTCCCTGGGATTGCCACTAGATGAAGGACCGTCCCTCAGTGCAGTCAGGATGGCCCCCTCACTGGAAGGACACACCTGGGTATGACTATCTGAAGGATGTGTGATGGGACTGTCTCACAACCACGCCATCAGCTGTCATCGAGGCTGTCATCAACTGGCTCAATCTATCTCAAGGAAAATTAATaggagaataaaaaaataaaaaagcttGCTATTCTGTCATGCTTTCTTCCTGTGCACTCGTATAGAAGCTATGTATGAGAAAGCTGAGAAGTTACTTTACGGCATCAGGCCATCATGTCAAACGTgtatctaatctaatctaagaAGTTGTCAAATAGTATGTTGCAGACCATGGCCAACACATGAAAGTTTAGGAACAAAGAGGTTTGTTTCCAAATGATGCAGTTGTCCTATCCTGTTGAAAACACTGATAGCAAACTGAATCTGTGAAGTCTGGTTGTCAGTTTTGAATCTCTGTGAGTACAAGTTATATAACTATGTGAGTAATTAATCTGGGTTTCATCCTGATTAATGTACATCTGCTCCTATATTTGGTAGGAATGATAGCAAACAGCTGTAGGATCAGACCATCACTAACCAGGATAGTACCCATGCTAGAGTACATCTATGTACTATGGAGAAGAAAATGATGCGAGAACAATGAATATGGATGTCTTCTCATCGTTTTCACTTGAATTGCATACAAGTCCTTCAATCCTACCTAAATATTCCAAACTAATAGGGAATATCATTAAAATTTAACTATGCATGACTTAACATATAATCGTATTAAATTGTACATTTCATTACAATCAGTCCCAAAGAGTCAATACATGATTTATATATCATAAATCGTAGATACTGGGACATGGAATTAATCATTCAATTGCCTTAAAATCATTAAAGCTCAATTCATTTAGTGTTTACAACTAGTAATTGGGTAATTCAATTTCATTCGTAAAACTCACATCTAAGCTGTTCCAGTACTAAATAATATAACTTATGTAAAAGCCAGTACAATACACTGACTGGCTATGATGTGGTTATGCTTCCAGGATACTAACACAACTTTATATCTAGTCCTCTTTAGGCTTCAGgaacttcttctttttctttttgacCTGAGGTTCATCCCCTGTTGAGTTTCTATGTCTCTTCTTGCCAAATTTCTTCTGTATTGTTCCCACGATAGCTTCATACCTGCAAAAAGACATTAAACAGCTTTAAGTGTAATGTAATTGTAAGGCAGCATTCAATGACCACAAGAGAAGCCTCCTAAAATGGCAAACTAAAAATCATTTGCATGTTGATACCCCAGGATCATTAAATGCTAACATCTAAtataacaaatacaaaaaagataaaatgCTAACCTTCTAGCCATTTCATCATCTGAAACACTCTCTTCCTTCTCTTTGGCTTCTGAGGCCTCTTCCTCCTTGGCAACCTCAAAGCTTTTGGCTATTTTCTAAAAAggtaaaaatagaaaaaaaaaacaagcttcaGTGAAAAcacattatgtaacgttaattagATACACTATCTTAAATTCGTCTACATATCATGAACAGATTTAGAAATGATATAAAAACTAGTCAACCACTTTTGACCAAAATTCAAGAGGAAATTGGAAAAATATTTTATCATCTCAATTCTCTCTCACCTCTATTGCAGGGTTGAAGCCTTGGAAGGAAAAACGACCATACTTCAGGCCTTCACAGGGCACAAAGCTGTCTATAACTTCATATCTACTTCTGAAAAGGACAAAGAACAAACAACATTTAACAATGCTGTAACCAGTATGCTATATTTCAAAGCAATTGCCAAACCTTCAAATGGTGAccaagaaatactgtaaatgcatttacgttcgtGAGGATTTAACTTcgaggtagcaccatgcattgtagtctcttactgcagggctcgaaatacttttttctgcatacctgcactggtgtaggtaccattgaagattacctgcaccagacaaattttacatgcaccactctaaatttaggaagtatggatcatactaaaattgttcaggaaccattgctatttttctgttatactttataggtggcaacattcaatacagctaataacaatccagatatacctacatcatatgacatttatgtataaaacccagtacatggaccagtgcaggtttggtgcaggaagacactagaaatacctgcacagcgccaattttacctgtactaacctgcatatgcaggtggtatttcgagccctgtactgcCATGGatgaaatgttcacagtggttttaagttcaaggTGACCATAGCGAAAACCGCGCACATAAACCATtgtgaaaatttctgcatttacagtaagcttTTTGGCAGATTTCACAAGTGCATTGGACAAGagtaagccctttcacagagatcatgACACACGTGCGGCAACAGGAATGCtacgtaatatgtcaaaggtaaaggcctacaaaaaggaaacaaacccGTCTgaacgttgttatgcaaatcgaaacaatggtcaggataagaactgttttcttttttgaggcctttacctttgacatattttgtaaaatattcctgtcgctgcacatgttAAGGCCCATGAGATGTAAACAGTCTCCTCTccaccattgtttcgatttgcgtAACACTAATGTCCTAAATGTAATGGTGCCTGCAAAATGGCAGAATGTTTAcgagtcaggggccttcacctttgacctagcGATATTACAAAGCCTCTTGCCGCACAGGCAATTTTATTTCAACGTTATATAAAAAAGTATAAATCGATGACAAAACATACTTACTCTAATTTCTTGAGTTCAGGAATGTCCAACACCCAGTGTTCCTCATCTATAACCCGCTGCTCCTCTTCTTCTAGTTTTTCCCTGTCATCTGATTGTTGTTTTCGTTGCATAAACTGGAAGGAAAGTTAGCTCAGTCACTGAATTTCTTTTGATggataaggtctcattgatgagtttcttctttccatagacttctatgttataattc includes:
- the LOC118417946 gene encoding glutathione S-transferase A-like; amino-acid sequence: MSSDITLYWGSGSVPCWRPMICLEEKGLSGYNSKLVSFEKKEHKSDEIMKINPRGQVPTFKHGDVVVNESMAICLYLENTFKNQGTKLLPDDPSQQALVLQRFMETQNIMDKNNALVYYKFRTKQEDWDQGFIAEKSKALAEELPLWEKYLSQGGEGSFIAGKDFTLADAALIPALAYLVRMKLPMKERFPHLASYYERMKDRPSVQSGWPPHWKDTPGYDYLKDV
- the LOC118417948 gene encoding M-phase phosphoprotein 6-like, yielding MANDTEKPKLSKNLMQMKFMQRKQQSDDREKLEEEEQRVIDEEHWVLDIPELKKLESRYEVIDSFVPCEGLKYGRFSFQGFNPAIEKIAKSFEVAKEEEASEAKEKEESVSDDEMARRYEAIVGTIQKKFGKKRHRNSTGDEPQVKKKKKKFLKPKED